A single genomic interval of Prosthecodimorpha staleyi harbors:
- a CDS encoding cytochrome c yields MPSMKRLFTAALVLGALGVGAFWVLTAPNPLAAAALPNRQPDIANGERVFWTGGCASCHAAKGAKDAEKLKLGGGQAFDTPFGRFVAPNISPDETNGIGRWSALDLANAMTRGVSPDGRHYYPAFPYASYARMKLDDVIDLAGFLKTLPKVADAAPPNQLPFPFNIRRGVGLWKQLYLDPTPVVALTAPEDVARGRYLAEGAGHCGECHTPRNPIGGPDRSRWLAGAKALEGDGKVPNITPDAGALGKWSASDIAYYLESGLTPDGDSVGGAMTSVVDNMSHLPKEDRAAIAAYLKAIPPKPKL; encoded by the coding sequence GTGCCGAGCATGAAGCGCCTGTTCACCGCCGCCCTCGTCCTCGGCGCCCTCGGCGTCGGTGCCTTCTGGGTGCTCACGGCGCCAAATCCGCTGGCCGCCGCCGCACTGCCGAACCGACAGCCGGACATCGCCAATGGCGAACGGGTCTTCTGGACCGGCGGCTGCGCGTCCTGCCATGCCGCCAAGGGTGCCAAGGATGCCGAGAAGCTGAAGCTCGGCGGCGGGCAGGCCTTCGACACGCCCTTCGGCCGCTTCGTGGCACCGAACATCTCTCCGGACGAAACCAACGGCATCGGTCGCTGGTCGGCGCTCGATCTGGCCAATGCCATGACGCGCGGCGTGTCGCCGGACGGCCGGCACTACTATCCGGCCTTCCCCTACGCCTCCTATGCACGGATGAAGCTCGACGACGTGATCGACCTCGCCGGCTTCCTGAAGACCCTGCCCAAGGTCGCGGACGCGGCACCGCCCAACCAACTGCCCTTCCCGTTCAACATCCGCCGCGGCGTCGGCCTCTGGAAGCAGCTCTATCTCGACCCGACCCCGGTCGTGGCGCTGACGGCGCCGGAGGACGTGGCGCGCGGGCGCTATCTCGCCGAGGGTGCCGGTCATTGCGGCGAGTGCCATACGCCGCGCAATCCGATCGGCGGGCCCGACCGGTCGCGCTGGCTCGCCGGCGCCAAGGCGCTGGAAGGCGACGGCAAGGTCCCGAACATCACGCCGGATGCCGGTGCGCTCGGCAAGTGGTCGGCGAGCGACATCGCCTACTATCTGGAGAGCGGCCTGACGCCGGACGGCGACAGCGTCGGCGGCGCCATGACGTCGGTGGTCGACAACATGTCCCACCTGCCCAAGGAGGACCGTGCCGCGATCGCCGCCTATCTGAAGGCGATCCCGCCGAAGCCGAAGCTCTGA